TCATCTCCATCCAGTAATGAAATTACCATTGGAACCTTATATGCATCTACAGGGGCTTTTGCCACATCGTCCATGCCTGAATATCAAGGCTTGCAATTTTGGGTGAACCAAATAAACGCAAATGGTGGAGTTCTGGTAAAGGCTACTGGAAAGAAAGAAAAGATAAACTTGGTTGCGTATAACGACCAGAGCAGTGCATCAACTGCAATTAACCTTTACAACCAATTAATCACACAAAATCACGTCAATATTCTTGTTTCTGACTTTGGATCTGTTTTAACATCTGTGGCTGTACCTATCGCCGAGGAAAATAAAATGTTGCTCTTTGATCCAACGGGAACGGGAGAATCTTTCTTTACACCTAATAACCCGTATCTCGTTCTAACCTCTTTGCCTACTTCACAAATTTGGCCTGATAGCTTAGCTAATTACATCATACAATCTGGTATTAAAAAGGTGGGGATTTTATACTGTCAAAATGACTTTGACCAATCTCAAGAAGCTACACTTGTTCAAAAGTTACAAGCTGCTGGAATTACACCTGTTTACAATACAGGCGTCCCTACGTCAACATCAAACTATAGCGTTCTTGTTCATAATATGGCATCTGCGAATCCACAAATGGCTGTTGAGCTAGGTTATCCTAATAATGATATCGCCTTTTTGCAAGCCGTTCAATCCACTGGTGTTACATTCAAAAAAACATTTGTTATCTTTCCAGGACAATTGCCAACTATGTTTGGTAAGGACTTCTCAAAACAACAATTGAACGGTCTGTACACCTATCCTACACCGCCTTTTATTCAATATAGCAATATCAACTACGGGCTTACATTACCCCAATTCGAACAAAAATTTGAGCAATTTTCAGGTAAAAATCATATTAATTTCTTGAATGTAGCTGGATATACCACAGGCCTTGCAATACAAAAAACTTTAGAAACATCCACCAGTTTGAGTCAGTTAGCCTTACGTAACGCAGTCACACAGTTTTCAGGACAGATTAACACGATTGATGGAACTTTTAAGATTAACAATGAAGGTGCTCAACTAGGTGAAACTCTCCCTATTGGTCAAATGTCCTACAATAGTTCAGGAATCCTATCGATGAAAATTATTAAATAAATAAAATAATGCCATCCTCACATCACTCTTAGTTCCTACTTCAGAATGGCGATGTGAGGATATGATTCCCACCACTATACGGAGGGTAAAATTCATATGCTATTATTCACACTTGTATCCGGGATACTCATTGGTATCTTCTACGGATTGATGGGACTAGGACTTAATTTTATATTTGGTGTCATGAAAATTGTGAATTTAGCCCATGGAGATTTTGTCATGCTGGGAGCTTTTGGCGTGTACCTTGGCTACTCGGTTTGGAATCTAAATCCGATCATTTCATTAGTTATTGAGATAGCTATTTTTTTTGTCGTAGGTATCCCACTCTATTATGGTTTCGTTCCAAGATTATTAAAGTCACGCGACCCTGAGATGTTATCACTCATTCTCTTTTTTGGTCTCTCTCAAGTCATCGAATCTTTAGCTACATTCGCTTTTGGAACAAACACAGAGACGGTGAATCCGACCGTCTTCGGGACACAACCTGTTAACATTCTTGGGCAAGACATACAATTCACTTGGATTGTTGCAGTCATCATAAGTATTATCGCTATGGCCTTTATGTATTGGTATTTATATCATACCAAAATTGGGATTGCGACACGTGCAATCATGGGCAATCGCACAGAGGCCATGAGCAGTGGCATTAACGTCCATCGTATTTCAGCTATTGCCTTTGCGCTTGGCATTGTCCTTGCCATTACAGCTGGATCTATGACCCCTTTCATTCTAGGTGGAATTTATCCGTCAATGGGTGTAGACCTTACAACAACCTCTTTTGCAGTTATCGTAATTGGTTCACTTGGCAATCCACTGGGGACAATTTTGGGTGGACTTATTTATGGTATTTGTTTGATGCTCATGCAAACTTACCTGCCAAGTTGGTCAAGTCTTGTACCTTATTTGCTACTTATACTCATTTTACTCGTTCGTCCTAATGGGTTGCTTGGCAGGAGGGAACGCAATGCGTAAACATGTACTGCAAAATGGCGTGATTATGATCTTATTAATTATACTTTTTGAGGTTGGCCCCACATTTTATCAAAATCAATCGCTCCTATTTCAAATGATGGTTTTTATGGCGTTGGCACAAGGTGTCAATATCTTATATGGTTTCACAGGCTATCTTCCTTTTGGTTATGTCGGTTTTTTTGGAATTGGGGCCTATGGCGCATCAGCAGCTGTCACTCTCCTACATACTCCTGCACTTTTAGCTGTATTGCTAGGTGGAGTTACCGCACTGATTGTCGGATTCATTCTTTCCCCGCTCTTGCGATTATCAGGAGCATACTTTGCTATCGGTTCTCTTGCAGCTTCAGAAATACTTTATAATGTCGTTTCAAACGAAAGCCTTCAAGCAGTCACTGGTGGTCCATATGGCGTCAACTTATCAGGGATATTTGACGAACAAACGAGTTATAATGTCATGCTCGTCATCTTAGTACTCGCCACTGCGTTTGTTGCCTATTTACGAAATTCGCGCATGGGTATGTCTCTGATTGCCATTCGCGAAGATCCTGTGAGTGCTGAAATGGCTGGAATTAACGTTTTTAGAGCACGAACCTACGTGTGGCTTACAACAGCCATACTTGCGGGACTTGTCGGAGCTACCTATGCATGGCATATTTCTGTATTTTACCCAGATACGGTATTTGACTTGTC
This genomic interval from Sulfoacidibacillus ferrooxidans contains the following:
- a CDS encoding ABC transporter substrate-binding protein, translating into MSNWNRVFVSTASAATVIGLLAGCGTNNAATSANSPSPTSSPSSNEITIGTLYASTGAFATSSMPEYQGLQFWVNQINANGGVLVKATGKKEKINLVAYNDQSSASTAINLYNQLITQNHVNILVSDFGSVLTSVAVPIAEENKMLLFDPTGTGESFFTPNNPYLVLTSLPTSQIWPDSLANYIIQSGIKKVGILYCQNDFDQSQEATLVQKLQAAGITPVYNTGVPTSTSNYSVLVHNMASANPQMAVELGYPNNDIAFLQAVQSTGVTFKKTFVIFPGQLPTMFGKDFSKQQLNGLYTYPTPPFIQYSNINYGLTLPQFEQKFEQFSGKNHINFLNVAGYTTGLAIQKTLETSTSLSQLALRNAVTQFSGQINTIDGTFKINNEGAQLGETLPIGQMSYNSSGILSMKIIK
- a CDS encoding branched-chain amino acid ABC transporter permease, with product MLLFTLVSGILIGIFYGLMGLGLNFIFGVMKIVNLAHGDFVMLGAFGVYLGYSVWNLNPIISLVIEIAIFFVVGIPLYYGFVPRLLKSRDPEMLSLILFFGLSQVIESLATFAFGTNTETVNPTVFGTQPVNILGQDIQFTWIVAVIISIIAMAFMYWYLYHTKIGIATRAIMGNRTEAMSSGINVHRISAIAFALGIVLAITAGSMTPFILGGIYPSMGVDLTTTSFAVIVIGSLGNPLGTILGGLIYGICLMLMQTYLPSWSSLVPYLLLILILLVRPNGLLGRRERNA
- a CDS encoding branched-chain amino acid ABC transporter permease, giving the protein MRKHVLQNGVIMILLIILFEVGPTFYQNQSLLFQMMVFMALAQGVNILYGFTGYLPFGYVGFFGIGAYGASAAVTLLHTPALLAVLLGGVTALIVGFILSPLLRLSGAYFAIGSLAASEILYNVVSNESLQAVTGGPYGVNLSGIFDEQTSYNVMLVILVLATAFVAYLRNSRMGMSLIAIREDPVSAEMAGINVFRARTYVWLTTAILAGLVGATYAWHISVFYPDTVFDLSISIFAIVFTLFGGGTTLLGPIVGTIVLYGLYNVIGISSPQYFQLIYGVLIITLVLFLPNGIMSLFSRRGIYVP